Proteins co-encoded in one Campylobacter jejuni genomic window:
- the rpmI gene encoding 50S ribosomal protein L35: MPKMKSVKSAVKRFKVGKNKIKRGSAFRSHILTKKPAKRMRDLRTAKYVHSTNVKAVEKMLGI, translated from the coding sequence ATGCCAAAGATGAAAAGCGTTAAAAGCGCAGTTAAACGCTTCAAAGTAGGTAAAAATAAAATCAAAAGAGGCTCAGCTTTTAGAAGTCATATTTTGACTAAAAAACCTGCAAAAAGAATGCGTGATCTTCGCACAGCTAAATATGTGCATAGCACAAATGTAAAAGCTGTTGAAAAAATGCTAGGAATTTAA
- the dgkA gene encoding diacylglycerol kinase: MKPKYHFLNNARYALEGFFALFKNEMAFRIELCIIIPAVVFSFFLKVSFLEHLLLVSVLILILIVEALNSAIEACVDLITNEWHEKAKIAKDCASAAVFFSVLLALFVWGFILYNIYL; encoded by the coding sequence ATGAAGCCTAAATATCATTTTTTAAATAATGCAAGATATGCTTTAGAAGGGTTTTTTGCTTTATTTAAAAATGAAATGGCGTTTAGAATTGAACTTTGCATTATTATCCCCGCGGTAGTTTTTAGTTTTTTCTTAAAAGTTAGTTTTTTGGAGCATTTGTTATTGGTAAGTGTCTTAATACTTATCTTAATTGTAGAAGCTTTAAATTCGGCTATTGAAGCTTGTGTTGATTTGATTACAAATGAATGGCATGAAAAGGCAAAAATCGCTAAAGATTGTGCGAGTGCGGCAGTGTTTTTTAGTGTGCTTTTAGCTCTTTTTGTTTGGGGCTTTATTTTATATAATATTTACTTATGA
- a CDS encoding hemerythrin family protein produces the protein MTYNEKIISMNNDLLDHQHKELFEISKKLSLMNQRHVGTKELKIVLRELLIMINRHFSDEEAFMREIGYPYINHHTRIHRKIILEIEEIIISEAKFVNIMTEKLNLVVQDFIFKHTAKEDSKIVKYYEEKFKK, from the coding sequence ATGACTTATAATGAAAAAATTATTTCAATGAATAATGATCTTTTAGATCATCAACATAAAGAACTTTTTGAAATTTCTAAAAAACTCTCTTTAATGAACCAACGTCATGTTGGAACAAAAGAATTAAAAATTGTCTTAAGAGAGTTGTTGATAATGATCAATAGACATTTTTCAGATGAAGAAGCCTTTATGAGAGAAATAGGATATCCTTATATCAACCATCATACAAGAATTCATAGAAAAATTATCTTAGAAATTGAAGAAATTATCATCAGTGAAGCTAAATTTGTAAATATAATGACCGAAAAATTAAATCTCGTTGTTCAAGATTTTATCTTTAAACATACAGCCAAAGAAGATTCAAAGATAGTAAAGTATTACGAAGAAAAATTTAAGAAATAG
- the moaC gene encoding cyclic pyranopterin monophosphate synthase MoaC: MKLSHLDEKNHPKMVDVSDKNITSRIATASGMIYMSQEAFDAIKNNTAKKGPVLQTAIIAAIMGAKKTSEIIPMCHPLMLSKVETDIMEFVKECAFKLIVTVKCEGKTGVEMEALSGVSIGLLTIYDMIKAIDKSMRITDIVLESKEGGKSGKFVRS, encoded by the coding sequence ATGAAATTAAGTCATTTAGATGAAAAAAATCATCCTAAAATGGTAGATGTAAGCGATAAAAATATTACTTCAAGAATAGCCACAGCTAGTGGTATGATATATATGAGTCAAGAAGCTTTTGATGCAATTAAAAACAATACCGCAAAAAAAGGTCCTGTTCTTCAAACAGCTATTATTGCGGCTATAATGGGAGCTAAAAAAACAAGTGAAATTATTCCTATGTGTCATCCTTTGATGCTTTCTAAAGTCGAAACTGATATTATGGAATTTGTTAAAGAATGTGCATTTAAGCTTATTGTAACAGTTAAGTGTGAAGGTAAAACAGGGGTTGAAATGGAAGCTTTAAGTGGAGTTAGTATAGGACTTTTAACTATATATGATATGATCAAGGCTATAGATAAATCAATGAGGATTACGGATATAGTGCTTGAAAGCAAAGAAGGAGGTAAAAGTGGTAAATTTGTGCGATCTTAA
- the exoA gene encoding exodeoxyribonuclease III yields the protein MKLLSWNVNGLRAICDKDALDWIAQEKIDFIGFQEIKAHEDKFPKKIYEYPFKHMYFNSAKRAGYSGVMSLCNFDSEVKKCEFFDDEEGRVLEHRFKNIALFNIYFPNGQKDEERLNFKMKFYADFLVYLNKLLKDGFEIIICGDVNTAHKEIDLTHPKANANTSGFLPIERAWIDDLLKLGFIDTFREINGEIKEKYSWWSYRMKARERNVGWRIDYFFISKGLKDKLKNAFIRDDIFGSDHAPVGIEIDI from the coding sequence ATGAAACTACTTTCATGGAATGTCAATGGCTTAAGAGCTATTTGTGATAAAGATGCACTTGATTGGATAGCACAAGAAAAAATTGATTTTATAGGTTTTCAAGAAATCAAAGCACATGAAGATAAATTTCCTAAAAAAATTTATGAATATCCTTTTAAACATATGTATTTTAATTCTGCTAAAAGAGCAGGGTATTCTGGGGTAATGAGTCTTTGTAATTTTGATAGCGAAGTAAAAAAATGTGAATTTTTTGATGATGAAGAAGGCAGGGTTTTGGAACACCGCTTTAAAAATATCGCGCTTTTTAATATCTATTTTCCAAATGGTCAAAAAGATGAAGAGCGTTTAAATTTTAAAATGAAATTTTATGCAGATTTTTTAGTGTATTTAAATAAGCTTTTAAAAGATGGATTTGAAATTATCATTTGTGGTGATGTCAACACCGCTCATAAAGAAATCGATCTTACCCACCCAAAAGCCAATGCCAACACTTCAGGTTTTTTACCTATAGAAAGAGCTTGGATTGATGATTTGCTAAAACTTGGTTTTATAGATACTTTTAGAGAAATTAATGGTGAAATCAAAGAAAAATACTCGTGGTGGAGCTATAGAATGAAAGCAAGAGAAAGAAATGTAGGCTGGAGGATTGATTATTTTTTCATTTCAAAGGGTTTAAAAGATAAACTTAAAAACGCTTTCATAAGAGATGATATTTTTGGCTCTGATCACGCACCTGTAGGTATAGAAATAGATATTTAA
- a CDS encoding highly acidic protein: MAYEDEEDLNYDDYENEDEEYPQNHHKNYNYDDDDYEYDDDNNDDDFYEMD, from the coding sequence ATGGCTTATGAAGATGAAGAAGATTTAAATTACGATGATTATGAAAACGAAGATGAAGAATATCCACAAAATCATCATAAAAATTATAATTACGATGATGATGATTATGAATACGATGATGATAACAATGATGATGATTTTTATGAGATGGATTAA
- the cheP gene encoding cheVAW transcriptional regulator CheP has protein sequence MIGDMNELLLKSVEVLPPLPDTVSKLRKYVSEANLNIETMKVAEIISSDPLMTAKLLQLANSPYYGFTREITTINQVITLLGVGNIINIVTADSIRDNFKIDVSPYGLNTQNFLKTCNEEATFITNWLNDEDKKLSHLLVPCAMLLRLGIVIFSNFLIQNHKDKDFLAFLNKNENLALAENEFLGVDHISFLGFLLHRWNFDDVLIESICFVRTPHAAREEVKKSAYALAITDHLFAPHDGSSPFNAKAAVALLEEAKTQGINFDLNNLLSKLPSKAKENLNKED, from the coding sequence ATGATTGGAGATATGAATGAGCTTTTATTAAAAAGCGTTGAAGTATTGCCACCTTTACCTGATACTGTAAGTAAGTTAAGAAAATATGTGAGCGAGGCTAATTTAAATATAGAAACTATGAAAGTTGCTGAAATCATTTCAAGCGATCCGTTGATGACGGCTAAGCTTTTGCAATTAGCAAATTCTCCTTATTATGGTTTTACAAGAGAAATTACAACCATAAATCAAGTGATTACTTTATTAGGCGTTGGTAATATCATCAATATAGTTACGGCTGATTCCATTAGAGATAATTTTAAAATAGATGTTTCACCTTATGGTTTAAATACTCAAAATTTTTTAAAAACATGCAATGAAGAGGCAACTTTTATTACAAATTGGCTTAATGATGAAGATAAAAAACTTTCTCATCTTTTAGTTCCTTGTGCAATGCTTTTAAGGCTTGGTATTGTTATTTTTTCAAATTTTCTTATACAAAATCATAAGGATAAGGATTTTTTAGCTTTTTTAAATAAAAATGAAAATCTTGCTTTAGCGGAGAATGAATTTTTAGGCGTAGATCATATTTCTTTCTTGGGATTTTTGTTACATCGTTGGAATTTTGATGATGTTTTGATTGAAAGTATATGTTTTGTTCGCACTCCTCATGCTGCTCGTGAAGAAGTGAAAAAATCCGCTTATGCTTTAGCAATAACAGATCATCTTTTTGCTCCGCATGATGGCTCTTCTCCATTTAACGCAAAAGCTGCAGTTGCTTTACTTGAAGAGGCAAAAACTCAAGGAATTAATTTTGATTTAAACAATCTTTTATCTAAGCTTCCTAGCAAAGCTAAGGAAAATTTAAACAAAGAAGATTAA
- the eptC gene encoding lipid A/FlgG phosphoethanolamine transferase EptC codes for MLRLTWFQFTFFNSLMIVLLNFNLFYFVYEKNTQNWLITFVFIVAYFAFVHVVCSLLFIKFFTKFFSILFIISSFLSVYFISFYGVLIDSDMIQNVVQTDIKEVKDLLNLKLILFVVLALLLVFYVVKVKIDYYGSFKSHIKIKIINIISGLIVVCAILIPLSKTFLPFFRNYNEIRMYNTPFYQIYAVYRYYVRFVKAKPEFKTIANDAYRENNHTKKLLVLVVGETARAANYSLGGYTKNDTNFYTKKDNVVFFDNFSSCGTATAVSLPCMFSISKRRDYSSSEFQENAMDVLYKTGVDAAWFDNNSGGCKGVCNRLAYKQKLSSDLDENLLTPFKEKLNHLSDQNIIVLHLQGSHGPTYYKRYPSEFKKFTPTCDTNELSKCNSEALINTYDNTLLYTDYLLSEIIKLLKEQKSYESSLFYLSDHGESLGENGIYLHGMPYAIAPSYQTYIPAIFWSNDKNLMNLAKEHKGLKLSQDNLFSTLLGYFDVKTSVYEPEYDLLNSKLKANP; via the coding sequence ATGCTTAGATTAACTTGGTTTCAGTTTACTTTTTTTAATTCTTTGATGATTGTATTATTGAATTTTAATTTATTTTATTTTGTGTATGAAAAAAATACACAAAACTGGCTTATAACTTTTGTTTTTATTGTGGCCTATTTTGCCTTTGTTCATGTGGTTTGCTCTTTACTTTTTATAAAGTTTTTTACTAAATTTTTTTCTATATTATTTATAATATCATCTTTTTTAAGTGTTTACTTTATTAGTTTTTATGGGGTGCTTATAGATTCTGATATGATACAAAATGTTGTTCAAACAGACATTAAAGAAGTAAAAGATTTGTTAAATTTAAAATTAATCTTATTTGTTGTTTTGGCTTTATTATTGGTTTTTTATGTTGTTAAAGTAAAAATTGATTATTATGGTAGTTTTAAATCCCATATAAAAATTAAAATTATCAATATAATATCAGGTTTGATTGTTGTTTGTGCGATTTTAATCCCTTTAAGTAAAACTTTCTTACCTTTTTTTAGAAACTATAATGAAATAAGAATGTATAATACTCCTTTTTATCAAATTTATGCCGTATATCGCTATTATGTTCGTTTTGTGAAAGCTAAGCCAGAATTTAAAACTATAGCTAATGATGCTTATAGAGAAAACAATCACACTAAAAAACTTTTAGTTTTGGTGGTGGGTGAAACCGCTAGAGCGGCAAATTACTCTTTGGGTGGATATACTAAAAATGATACCAATTTTTATACCAAAAAAGATAATGTAGTCTTTTTTGATAATTTTTCATCATGTGGAACAGCAACAGCGGTAAGTTTACCTTGTATGTTTTCTATTTCTAAGCGTAGAGATTATTCAAGTTCAGAATTTCAAGAAAATGCGATGGATGTGCTTTATAAAACAGGTGTAGATGCTGCATGGTTTGATAATAATTCTGGTGGTTGTAAAGGGGTTTGCAATAGATTAGCTTATAAGCAAAAGCTTTCTAGTGATTTGGATGAAAATTTACTCACCCCTTTTAAAGAAAAATTAAATCATTTAAGTGATCAAAATATAATAGTTCTTCATTTGCAAGGTTCTCATGGGCCAACTTATTATAAACGCTATCCAAGCGAATTTAAAAAATTCACTCCAACTTGTGATACTAATGAGCTTTCAAAATGTAATAGCGAAGCTTTAATCAACACTTATGACAATACTTTGCTTTACACAGACTATCTTTTAAGTGAGATTATAAAACTATTAAAAGAGCAAAAAAGCTATGAAAGTTCTTTGTTTTATCTTTCAGATCATGGTGAAAGTTTGGGTGAAAATGGTATTTATCTTCATGGTATGCCTTATGCTATAGCGCCAAGTTATCAAACTTATATTCCTGCTATTTTTTGGAGTAATGATAAAAATTTAATGAATTTAGCTAAAGAGCATAAAGGTTTAAAACTTTCTCAAGATAATCTTTTTAGCACTCTTTTAGGATATTTTGATGTAAAAACAAGTGTTTATGAGCCAGAATATGATTTATTAAATTCTAAACTTAAGGCAAATCCATGA
- the iscS gene encoding NifS family cysteine desulfurase has translation MKVYLDNNATTMLDPNAYELMLPFLKDMYGNPNSLHQYGSATHPALREALDKLYTGLGANDLDDIVVTSCATESINWVLKGVYFDHILDKERNEVIISSVEHPAVTAAAYFLKSLGVKVIELPVNEEGVSTVEDLRKVISDKTALVSVMWANNETGMIFDIKAMAELAHEFGALFHTDATQAVGKIKVNLTQVGVDFASFSAHKFHGPKGVGGLFIKKGLKLTPLLHGGEHMGGRRSGTLNVPYIVAMGEALRIANTMLDFEDSHIRRLRDKLEDQILALPDTTVVGKRERRVPNTILASIKGVEGEAMLWDLNKNGIAASTGSACASEALESNPIMEAIGAEHDLAHTALRLSLSRFNTEEEIDYAAKQIKNATQRLRAISCTYAYNPNNYK, from the coding sequence GTGAAAGTATATTTAGATAACAACGCAACGACAATGCTTGATCCTAATGCTTATGAGTTGATGCTACCTTTTTTAAAGGATATGTATGGAAATCCAAATAGCCTTCATCAATATGGAAGCGCAACACATCCTGCCTTAAGAGAAGCTTTGGATAAACTTTATACGGGGCTTGGAGCAAATGACTTAGATGATATAGTTGTAACCTCCTGTGCGACAGAAAGCATTAACTGGGTGCTTAAGGGTGTGTATTTTGATCATATTTTAGATAAAGAACGCAATGAAGTGATTATTTCTAGTGTAGAACACCCTGCTGTTACTGCTGCTGCTTATTTTTTAAAAAGTCTTGGAGTAAAAGTTATAGAACTTCCTGTAAACGAAGAAGGGGTTTCTACTGTAGAAGATTTGCGTAAAGTGATTAGCGATAAAACAGCACTTGTAAGTGTTATGTGGGCAAATAATGAAACAGGTATGATTTTTGATATTAAAGCGATGGCAGAACTTGCACATGAATTTGGTGCTCTTTTTCATACAGATGCTACTCAAGCAGTAGGTAAAATAAAGGTTAATTTAACTCAAGTAGGAGTTGATTTTGCTTCATTTTCGGCACATAAATTTCATGGACCAAAGGGTGTGGGTGGACTTTTTATAAAAAAAGGACTTAAACTTACCCCACTTTTACACGGTGGAGAACACATGGGTGGTCGTAGAAGCGGAACTTTAAATGTACCTTACATAGTGGCTATGGGTGAGGCTTTGCGTATTGCAAACACTATGCTTGATTTTGAAGATTCTCATATACGCCGTTTAAGAGATAAACTAGAAGATCAAATTTTAGCCTTGCCTGATACAACAGTGGTTGGAAAAAGGGAACGCCGTGTGCCTAATACAATCTTAGCAAGTATTAAAGGTGTTGAAGGCGAAGCAATGCTTTGGGACTTAAATAAAAATGGTATAGCTGCAAGTACGGGCTCAGCCTGTGCAAGTGAAGCTTTAGAAAGCAATCCTATTATGGAAGCTATCGGTGCGGAGCATGATTTAGCACATACAGCTTTAAGGCTTTCTTTGTCACGTTTTAATACTGAAGAAGAAATTGATTATGCAGCAAAACAAATTAAAAATGCAACACAGAGATTAAGAGCAATTTCTTGTACTTATGCTTATAATCCAAATAATTACAAATAA
- the pyrC gene encoding dihydroorotase: protein MKLKNLLDMHLHLRDNQMLELIAPLSARDFCAAVIMPNLIPPLCNLEDLKAYKMRILKACKDENFTPLMTLFFKNYDEKFLKSAKDEIFGIKLYPAGITTNSNGGVSSFDIEYLKPTLEAMSDLNIPLLVHGETNDFVMDRESNFAKIYEKLAKHFPRLKIVMEHITTKTLCELLKDYENLYATITLHHLIITLDDVIGGKMNPHLFCKPIAKRYEDKEALCELAFSGYEKVMFGSDSAPHPRDTKECCGCAAGVFSAPVILPVLAELFKQNSSEENLQKFLSDNACKIYDLKFKEDKILTLEEKEWQVPNVYEDKYNQVVPYMAGEILKFQLKH from the coding sequence ATGAAACTTAAAAATCTTTTAGATATGCATTTGCATTTAAGAGATAATCAAATGTTAGAACTTATTGCACCTTTGAGTGCAAGAGATTTTTGTGCAGCTGTGATTATGCCAAATTTAATCCCTCCGCTTTGCAATTTAGAAGATCTAAAAGCTTATAAAATGCGTATCCTTAAGGCTTGTAAAGATGAAAATTTCACTCCTTTAATGACACTTTTTTTTAAAAATTATGATGAGAAATTTCTTAAAAGTGCCAAAGATGAAATTTTTGGTATTAAGCTTTATCCAGCAGGAATTACAACAAATTCAAATGGTGGAGTTTCAAGTTTTGATATAGAGTATTTAAAACCTACTTTAGAGGCTATGAGTGATTTAAATATTCCTTTGCTAGTGCATGGAGAAACAAATGATTTTGTAATGGACAGGGAAAGTAATTTTGCTAAAATTTATGAAAAATTAGCCAAACATTTTCCACGACTTAAGATTGTTATGGAGCATATTACCACTAAAACTTTATGTGAACTTTTAAAAGATTATGAAAATTTATACGCGACAATCACTTTACATCATTTAATCATCACTTTAGATGATGTTATCGGAGGTAAAATGAATCCTCATCTTTTTTGTAAGCCTATAGCCAAGCGTTACGAAGATAAAGAAGCCCTTTGCGAACTTGCTTTTAGTGGTTATGAAAAAGTTATGTTTGGAAGTGATAGTGCGCCTCACCCAAGAGATACTAAAGAGTGTTGCGGTTGTGCTGCAGGTGTATTTAGCGCCCCAGTGATTTTACCTGTTTTAGCTGAATTATTTAAGCAAAATAGCTCAGAAGAAAATTTGCAAAAATTTTTAAGCGATAATGCTTGTAAAATTTATGATTTAAAATTTAAAGAAGATAAAATTTTAACTTTAGAAGAAAAAGAATGGCAAGTGCCAAATGTTTATGAAGATAAATACAATCAAGTCGTGCCTTATATGGCCGGAGAAATTTTGAAATTTCAATTAAAACATTGA
- a CDS encoding FIST N-terminal domain-containing protein: MMLFSEDMIENLCTNKIKLFSNIKDYTERKKLIEKEVLSINVPFEAHCINTLHYLIYDGLSQSESSLLELLYKHNPYPCALVGGGSSGNMDFSGTFIFYNGEILKNQALSLHIQFKPKISF; this comes from the coding sequence TTGATGCTTTTTAGTGAAGATATGATAGAAAATCTTTGCACAAACAAAATCAAGCTTTTTAGCAATATAAAAGATTATACAGAAAGAAAAAAACTGATAGAAAAAGAAGTTTTATCTATAAATGTACCTTTTGAAGCACACTGCATAAATACTTTGCATTATTTAATTTATGATGGTTTAAGTCAAAGCGAAAGTTCTCTTTTAGAACTTTTATACAAACACAATCCCTATCCTTGTGCTTTAGTAGGGGGTGGATCTAGCGGAAACATGGACTTTAGCGGAACATTTATATTTTATAATGGAGAAATATTAAAAAATCAAGCTTTAAGCTTACATATTCAATTTAAACCTAAAATATCGTTTTGA
- the cheQ gene encoding cheVAW transcriptional regulator CheQ — translation MMKSLILPPNEFLDHYILNTEFHRFAGISKNAYKFWKNVEIGRYQGTRIIFLHRNCILEKHQQALRQCSGLNGFVLASAFCSFTGLAPSHLVEKNNSSIYKLLELKEICGIKFVNLKKFYDFLGLNYHQHIYIEKCHFFSPAPFEKRIKITESMCVGYY, via the coding sequence GTGATGAAAAGTTTAATCTTACCTCCTAATGAATTTTTAGATCACTATATTTTAAACACCGAATTTCATCGTTTTGCTGGAATTTCAAAAAATGCTTATAAATTTTGGAAAAATGTAGAAATAGGTAGATATCAAGGAACAAGAATTATATTTTTGCATAGAAATTGCATTTTAGAAAAACATCAGCAAGCTTTAAGGCAATGTAGTGGTTTAAATGGTTTTGTATTGGCAAGTGCTTTTTGTTCTTTTACTGGATTAGCCCCCTCTCATTTAGTGGAAAAAAATAATTCTTCTATTTACAAACTTTTAGAGCTTAAGGAGATTTGTGGGATTAAATTTGTTAATCTAAAAAAATTTTATGATTTTTTAGGGCTAAATTATCATCAGCATATTTATATAGAAAAATGCCATTTTTTTAGCCCAGCTCCTTTTGAAAAGCGTATTAAAATCACTGAGAGTATGTGCGTTGGGTATTATTAA
- a CDS encoding MFS transporter, translating into MSKTLNQKDIKVLGLSSLGGTLEFYDFIIFVFFANYISTNFFPKDLSSFWQMFNTYGIFAAGYLARPLGGVILAHFGDKFGRKRMFMISILLMVIPTFTLAFIPNYESIGFLCIVLLVFIRICQGIAIGGELPGAWVFVYEHAPQGQKRTYLGILTASVVGGILLGSLVFLIMNKIYTQEELHEWAWRIPFFLGGIFGIISAYLRKFLRETPVFEQMKKDKALEKFPLKEVFKKAKMGIVLSMMITWVLTGCIVVMILLMPSYMAKILQINTSIQTYLQIGGILLICLGCIISGILADKIGIIKSCVFFSVFFGIVSLLYFNTLYRQNADFNLVACLYLLVCFFSGVMNFCPLIMSEVFDAKIKFSGLSFSYNIAYAIAGGLTPQLAFFLHSFALDNLSNFWRFSLGVYVFFLAIIALLCTFIFSYLNNTQRTYSQ; encoded by the coding sequence ATGAGCAAAACCCTTAACCAAAAAGATATAAAAGTTTTAGGACTTTCATCATTAGGTGGAACTTTAGAATTTTATGATTTTATTATTTTTGTATTTTTTGCAAATTATATTTCAACAAACTTTTTTCCAAAAGATTTAAGTAGTTTTTGGCAAATGTTTAATACTTATGGAATATTTGCGGCTGGATATTTAGCGCGTCCCTTAGGGGGTGTGATACTGGCACATTTTGGAGATAAATTTGGACGCAAAAGAATGTTTATGATTAGTATTTTGTTAATGGTTATTCCAACTTTTACTCTAGCTTTTATTCCAAATTATGAAAGCATAGGTTTTCTTTGTATTGTGCTTTTAGTTTTTATACGCATTTGTCAAGGCATTGCTATAGGTGGAGAACTTCCTGGAGCTTGGGTTTTTGTATACGAACACGCACCACAAGGTCAAAAAAGAACTTATTTGGGAATTTTAACCGCTTCAGTTGTAGGTGGAATTTTATTAGGTAGTTTAGTTTTTTTAATTATGAATAAAATTTATACCCAAGAAGAACTTCATGAATGGGCTTGGAGAATTCCATTCTTTTTAGGTGGAATTTTTGGGATTATTTCTGCTTATTTGAGAAAATTTTTAAGAGAAACTCCTGTTTTTGAACAAATGAAAAAAGACAAGGCTTTAGAAAAATTTCCTTTAAAAGAAGTGTTTAAAAAAGCTAAAATGGGAATTGTTCTTTCCATGATGATTACTTGGGTTTTGACAGGTTGCATTGTTGTAATGATTTTGCTTATGCCTAGCTATATGGCAAAAATACTTCAAATTAACACTTCTATACAAACCTATCTTCAAATAGGTGGAATTTTACTTATTTGCCTAGGGTGTATTATAAGTGGAATTTTAGCGGATAAAATAGGCATTATCAAATCTTGTGTATTTTTTAGTGTTTTTTTTGGAATTGTAAGCTTGCTTTATTTTAATACTCTATATAGACAAAATGCTGATTTTAACCTAGTAGCTTGCTTATATTTACTTGTATGTTTTTTTAGCGGAGTGATGAATTTTTGCCCTTTAATAATGAGTGAAGTATTTGATGCAAAAATTAAATTTTCAGGACTTTCTTTTTCATATAATATTGCTTATGCTATAGCTGGAGGTTTAACTCCGCAACTTGCTTTTTTCTTGCATAGTTTTGCCTTAGATAATTTAAGTAATTTTTGGCGTTTTTCTTTGGGAGTTTATGTTTTCTTTTTGGCTATTATAGCTTTGCTATGTACATTTATTTTTTCTTATCTTAATAATACCCAACGCACATACTCTCAGTGA
- a CDS encoding DUF493 domain-containing protein codes for MVNLCDLKKEPQINYPTFWDYKVIFEVHVRASEIFQEILGQREYKFEHSNSSASGKYQSYLLNVYVDSKKDRLDIFDKLKAKAKFVL; via the coding sequence GTGGTAAATTTGTGCGATCTTAAAAAAGAACCTCAGATCAATTATCCTACTTTTTGGGATTATAAGGTGATTTTTGAGGTGCATGTTAGGGCAAGTGAAATTTTTCAAGAAATTTTAGGCCAAAGAGAATATAAATTTGAACATTCGAATTCAAGTGCGAGTGGAAAATATCAAAGTTATTTATTAAATGTTTATGTTGATAGCAAAAAAGATCGTTTGGATATATTTGATAAATTAAAAGCTAAAGCAAAATTTGTACTTTAA
- the rplT gene encoding 50S ribosomal protein L20, translating into MARVKTGVVRRRRHKKVLKLVRGFYSGRRKHFRKAKEQLERSLVYAYRDRRRKKRDFRRLWIVRINAACRLNDLSYSRFINGLKKAGIELDRKILADLAMNDAAAFAKIAEAAKKAL; encoded by the coding sequence ATGGCAAGAGTAAAAACAGGTGTTGTTAGACGCCGCAGACATAAAAAAGTTTTAAAATTAGTGCGTGGTTTTTATAGTGGACGCCGCAAACATTTTAGAAAAGCAAAAGAACAATTAGAAAGAAGTCTTGTCTATGCTTATCGTGATAGACGTCGTAAAAAAAGAGACTTCCGTCGTCTTTGGATTGTGCGTATCAATGCTGCTTGCAGACTCAATGATTTAAGTTATTCAAGATTTATCAATGGTCTTAAAAAAGCAGGTATTGAACTTGATAGAAAAATTCTAGCAGATTTAGCTATGAATGATGCTGCTGCTTTTGCAAAAATTGCAGAGGCCGCAAAAAAAGCACTTTGA
- a CDS encoding replication/maintenance protein RepL, whose product MKFENLIREILGKKRFELLKFLCENADENGFIMIKISDLEEKLHQSKPTIIATFKFLEEKKLFKRLKNGFYQLNIGDKNET is encoded by the coding sequence ATGAAATTTGAAAATTTAATACGAGAAATTTTAGGAAAAAAGCGTTTTGAATTGTTAAAATTTTTATGTGAAAATGCCGATGAAAATGGTTTTATTATGATTAAAATCAGTGATCTTGAAGAAAAATTACATCAAAGTAAACCTACCATCATCGCTACTTTTAAGTTTTTAGAAGAAAAAAAACTTTTTAAGCGTCTTAAAAATGGATTTTATCAGCTAAATATAGGAGATAAAAATGAAACTTAA